The Penicillium oxalicum strain HP7-1 chromosome IV, whole genome shotgun sequence genome contains a region encoding:
- a CDS encoding Averantin hydroxylase, protein MASSWLRSLTLPQLAVLTLSVGVVYIVGIAIYRIYFHPLSKYPGPKLAAATRLWWTWHQLRGKFPLTVHELHLKHGEIVRIAPTELSFTGADAWKEIYGFRSGLPENRKDPGENTDADKRHPTIINADRKTHGDLRKLLSNAFSDKVLKGQEPVLLHYIDLLVTRLHEVVDKGEPVDIVKWFNYVTFDIIGHLAFYESFDCLKNTEYHPWMSMIFNAIMYVHYIRTFQRFIDVRSIILAILPKRIVERRKWHIGLVEEKVMRRKTQHPDYIDFMSHLIQAEEKGKLTNPDLVANANLMVIAGSETTATILSGTIYYLCTHPRVMQKLLDEVRTSFESSEEINIARISRLSYINAVIDESFRLYPPAAGSHPRITPPEGANIMGEWLPGNTSMGMAQYAVFRSPANFKDPELYLPERWLDTDGPYAHDRREALQPFSFGPRNCIGRNLANIELRLILAKMLWHFDFELMPECRHWPDEQYIYTSWEKIPLKVRITARK, encoded by the exons CATCTATCGTATCTACTTTCATCCACTGTCCAAGTACCCAGGACCGAAGCTCGCGGCAGCCACTCGTCTCTGGTGGACCTGGCATCAGTTGCGTGGCAAATTTCCCTTGACCGTCCATGAGCTTCATTTGAAACATGGTGAGATTGTCCGGATCGCTCCGACAGAATTGTCCTTCACAGGAGCGGATGCCTGGAAAGAAATCTATGGTTTCCGCAGTGGACTTCCCGAGAATCGCAAGGATCCTGGAGAGAACACCGATGCCGACAAGAGACATCCCACGATCATCAATGCGGACCGGAAGACGCACGGAGACTTGCGCAAGCTTCTGTCCAACGCCTTCTCAGATAAGGTGTTGAAGGGTCAAGAGCCGGTCTTGCTGCACTACATTGACCTCTTGGTGACTCGCCTCCACGAGGTGGTGGACAAGGGAGAGCCGGTGGATATCGTGAAGTGGTTCAAT TACGTGACCTTTGACATCATTGGGCATTTGGCGTTTTACGAATCCTTTGACTGCCTCAAAAACACCGAGTATCACCCGTGGATGTCGATGATCTTCAACGCCATCATGTACGTGCATTACATTCGCACCTTCCAGCGCTTCATCGACGTTCGGTCGATCATTCTGGCCATTCTGCCCAAACGCATCGTCGAACGGCGCAAGTGGCATATCGGCCTGGTGGAAGAAAAGGTGATGCGCCGAAAGACACAACACCCAGACTACATTGATTTCATGAGCCACCTGATCCAGGCCGAAGAGAAAGGCAAATTGACCAACCCAGACCTGGTGGCCAATGCTAATCTCATGGTCATTGCGGGGAGTGAGACGACGGCGACGATCCTGTCCGGCACGATCTACTATCTGTGCACTCACCCTCGCGTGATGCAAAAGCTCCTCGATGAAGTCCGCACCTCGTTTGAGTCCAGTGAGGAGATCAACATTGCCCGAATTAGCCGACTGAGTTACATCAATGCCGTGATCGACGAATCTTTCCGACTCTATCCCCCGGCTGCGGGCAGTCATCCTCGCATTACGCCGCCCGAGGGGGCCAACATTATGGGCGAATGGCTCCCTGGCAAT ACCTCAATGGGTATGGCTCAATATGCTGTGTTCCGCTCGCCCGCCAATTTCAAGGATCCGGAGCTGTATCTGCCAGAGCGTTGGCTCGATACAGACGGTCCCTATGCTCACGACAGACGCGAAGCTTTGCAGCCGTTCTCCTTTGGTCCACGAAACTGCATCGGTCGAAA TCTGGCCAACATCGAGTTGAGACTGATTCTTGCTAAGATGCTGTGGCACTTTGATTTCGAACTCATGCCAGAATGCCGCCATTGGCCTGATGAACAGTACATCTACACCTCGTGGGAGAAGATTCCGCTCAAAGTTCGAATCACTGCTCGCAAgtga